Proteins from a single region of Corylus avellana chromosome ca11, CavTom2PMs-1.0:
- the LOC132165290 gene encoding trimethyltridecatetraene synthase-like, which yields MEASSWALTVMAWLAALAFLSKISTFKRHQPKFPPGPKPWPIIGNLNLIGAHPHQSLHKLSQKYGPIMQLKLGSVSVVVASSPEMAKQFLKTHDHIFASRPQTAAGKYISYNYTDLLWAPYGPYFRQARKIYMSEVFTPKRIESYEYIRVEERSALLSRLLALSGKPIRVKEHLVRLTLSVISRIVLGNKYFSESESETSEITFKEFKQMIDEWLFLNAALNIGDWIPWLSFLDLQGYVKRMKALKKKFDRFHDHVFDDHKVKREAEKDFVPKDMVDLLLQLADDPNTDHVKLTYDNVKGLTQDLLLGGADTSATTLEWTMSELMKQPHLINKATEELDRVIGKDKWVEEKDIPQLPYINAIMKETMRKHPVAVLLAPHSALEDGNIAGYDISKGSTVLINTWGMGRDPSIWDAPQEFRPERFLGKAIDVKGQYFELLPFGSGRRMCPGYNLGLKVVSSTLANMLHGFEWKFPDNVKPEDLSMEEVYSSGASRKFPLVAVTKPRLPLHLY from the exons ATGGAGGCTTCTTCTTGGGCTCTTACAGTAATGGCATGGCTAGCTGCCTTAGCCTTTCTCTCAAAAATATCCACCTTCAAACGCCACCAACCAAAATTTCCACCGGGTCCTAAACCTTGGCCAATCATCGGCAATCTAAACCTTATTGGAGCCCATCCTCACCAATCCCTCCACaaattgtcacaaaaatacGGACCGATTATGCAACTCAAGTTGGGGTCGGTGTCAGTTGTGGTTGCCTCATCTCCCGAAATGGCGAAGCAATTCCTAAAGACACATGATCATATCTTTGCCTCTAGACCCCAAACAGCTGCAGGGAAGTACATTTCTTACAATTACACCGATCTCTTATGGGCACCTTACGGACCATATTTCCGGCAAGCACGTAAAATATATATGTCGGAGGTATTTACCCCAAAAAGAATAGAGTCGTATGAGTATATTCGTGTGGAAGAAAGGAGTGCTCTTCTCTCTCGCTTGCTTGCCTTGTCCGGGAAGCCCATCAGGGTGAAAGAGCATCTCGTGCGACTCACTCTAAGCGTTATAAGTAGAATTGTATTGGGTAACAAGTATTTCAGTGAATCCGAATCCGAAACTTCTGAAATCACGTTCAAGGAATTCAAGCAAATGATAGATGAATGGCTCTTCCTTAATGCGGCATTAAACATTGGCGACTGGATTCCTTGGCTCAGTTTCTTGGACTTGCAGGGATACGTGAAGCGAATGAAGGCcttgaagaaaaaatttgatCGATTCCATGACCATGTTTTTGACGACCACAAGGTGAAGAGAGAAGCGGAGAAGGATTTCGTGCCCAAGGACATGGTGGATCTATTATTGCAGCTTGCTGATGATCCTAATACTGATCATGTTAAGTTAACTTATGACAATGTCAAGGGTCTCactcag GATCTCTTACTAGGGGGCGCGGATACCTCTGCAACTACATTGGAATGGACAATGTCCGAACTCATGAAGCAACCACATCTCATTAACAAGGCCACTGAAGAGTTGGATAGGGTTATTGGAAAAGACAAATGGGTAGAAGAGAAAGATATCCCTCAACTTCCTTACATAAATGCAATTATGAAGGAAACAATGAGAAAACACCCAGTTGCCGTACTGCTTGCGCCGCACTCAGCTCTTGAAGACGGTAACATAGCTGGTTATGATATTAGTAAAGGAAGTACAGTCTTAATAAATACATGGGGTATGGGAAGAGACCCTTCAATATGGGATGCACCTCAAGAGTTCCGCCCGGAGAGGTTCCTAGGAAAGGCAATAGATGTGAAGGGGCAATATTTTGAGTTATTGCCATTTGGGTCCGGGAGGAGGATGTGCCCCGGGTACAACCTTGGACTGAAGGTGGTTTCTTCAACCTTGGCTAATATGTTACACGGATTCGAGTGGAAATTTCCAGACAATGTGAAACCGGAAGATTTGAGCATGGAGGAAGTTTATAGTTCGGGAGCATCTAGAAAGTTCCCACTTGTTGCAGTCACGAAGCCACGACTCCCACTTCATCTTTATTAG